The genomic segment ccactcctgcagccaagaacagtaatatttttagatattttttgggggcttttttcaccttttattggataggacagtgtagagacaggaaatgagcaggaaagatcaggaaatgacctcaggttggaatcgaacccaggtccccggatttatggtatagcacctttagccacctgagccacaatgctCCCAAGAACAGTAAActtagaaccaagaacaagttcctattaaagtagccagTGAATGTATATACACTATACATGATGCGATACAAAATAGTGAACATGGGAATGGCGGACTATGATGTTAGTAAATAGAACGTGAATTAAAACCCAAGgactttttaaaatgttttgctTTTGAACCTGTTAAATAAAAGTGGAACTCCTGGAGGAACcgagaacattaaaaaaaagtatcaGCATATGGGATTTAcagacagcacagtgaaacatggagtgtgtaattgttttttgtttgcaCGGTGCACGGGTAAgagtaaaatgtgtgtgtgtttctcagacAGAAGTGGTTGAAAGAGACTTATGGGATTGCCATCCAGGTCAGTCAGGTCTAAATCGGCTAGTTCCCACGGAAAAGCCAAATCAGCTTCAGCCTCACGTTACAGGCAGCCTTCcagaagtgtgtgtgtctgtgtgtgtgtgtgagatgggggTGGTGCCACCTGCCTGGTTGAATGCTCATGGACAGGTATTAACAGGTATGGTttggtaattgtgtgtgtgtgtgtgtgtgtgtactgtaaacATGAGTGGAATCCAGACGTGAGAAAGTGGGAGGTGATTTCTGTGAGAACGAAGCTGCCTGGCTGTCACGTGCGAAGTGCTTCTCTTTTTTCCTGCATTTAAAGCAGAATTTTCAAGCTGACAtgatggaaatttttttttcaaccttctgcaaaaaaaaagaaagaaagaaaaaaagttttGCATGATTCATTACACTCTTCCCTCTACAGCTTCCTGGATATGATGCCCATCGATGGACATTGTCCCGCCTTCATCAAAGCCGAGCCAGCGAGCCCTGCCTCCCTGATGCAGCACAGTCCGGAAGGATCGTCGTCGGACAGCTACGGCTCCGTAACAAGGCACGATCATGGGGGGGTGGCCTCGCTAGGTTCATATCATAGCTCAGGGGCGGGACTTAGGCCCAGTTCGGTTCCTGAGCTGCAGGTGAAGAATGAGTTTGAAGTGAGTTCGGGGCCCAAGCGCCTGTGTTTGGTGTGCGGAGACGTCGCGTCCGGGTTTCATTACGGTGTGGCGTCCTGCGAGGCCTGTAAAGCCTTCTTCAAACGCACTATTCAAGGTTCGGACATGAAAATGAAACCTCTTGAGGTGTACTCCAGGATTTTGATGTAATTCAGGAATGTTAGTTAAAAATAATGAGGCAAATTTAACCCCCCTCTCTCTAGGCAGTATTGAATACACGTGTCCAGTGAGCAGCAAGTGTGAGATTACTAAAAGGAGGAGGAAGTCCTGCCAGGCCTGTCGCTTCACCAAGTGCATCTCAGTGGGCATGctgagagagggtgagtgtgtgtgtgtgtgttttaaaaagtaaaaaaaaaaagttgtctaaAAATTACATTTACACAATGTTTTGTGACTTAACTTTTGGCCACATTGCCTCCATTTAGGCCACGCCTCTTGCATTTATGTCACGCCTCCTACGTTTAGGTCACTCCTCCTATCTAAGGCTGATGCTGGCTTGTGTGGCTGATgagaaagcttaaagatgcaaatgcacagaaagaaagaaagaaagagagagagagagagagagagagagagagagcaattgatatatacacagagagaatgagagagtaaGAGAAAAgtagagacagacagatacacagagagagagagataaggagaaagagacagacagagagagagagaaataaacaaagcaagagacagaaagagataCACACAGTTagaaagagagtgagacagagacagacggACACCTAGACAGACATAGACAGtcagagagatagatagagagagacaggaggaaacagacagacagacagagaacgaGTGGATGGAGGGATCATAAGTGTAAAACCAGAGACACTCATCACGGCTTAATCGAAGATGACACCGCAGATCAATAGCCATAATGAAATCCAATtaatctcacacctgcttttaaacATAATGCAttaaaggacacacacacacacacacacacacacgatcatgtgATTCCCACAGTGTGTTAGCATTcttaatgattgtgtgtgtgtgttcaggtgtgcGTCTAGACAGAGTCCGAGGAGGCCGTCAGAAATACAAACGCACCATAGACTCAGAAAGCAACTCTTACCTCAACATGCAGTTAccacaaacacacaagaaaacatgctcaggtactacacacacacacacacacacacatctggactaCATTACACAACTATAcactaaactgtgtgtgtgtgtgtgtctcagagtcCTACAACACTGAGAACAAGGTGGTGTCTCACCTGTTGGGGGCGGAGCCAGAGAAGGTGTACGCTatgcctgaccccgccctccctgATGATGACATCAAAGCTTTGACCACGCTGTGTGATCTCGCCGATCGTGAACTGGTGCTTAACATTGGCTGGGCCAAACACcttccaggtacacacacacacacactgaccctaAGCCGAACCATCTTTTCACTCTTTATTTTTTTGCTAACAGAGGGGACGTGGGCGTTTGTTCTCTAAAGGTATCTGCTTTATCAGCGATAAATaacatgacacacacactcacaacagaaataaccacacacacacacacactaaatgggCTGGCACCTGTTTTTATGTTGACACTCACCTATAAAGTAATGCTTACAAAACAAAGTCCCTTCAAACCAGGTGAGCATACATTTgtgcgcgtgcgcgtgtgtgtgttgtacagATCAGCAGATTCCCTGCAGGCATCAAGCTTTGCTTGTTCCTAAAGAAGTAAAGGCTGGAACAGCAGTGCAGTCACCATCTGACACACTTCATCTCCACTTACAAATTTATTTGCAGACTATCTTACTTAAGTGCTTGTGTATTAGCATACTAGTTTAGCTACATACTCATTTGCAAGAATATAAGCCAAGCATAATCCACAAATCACTCCCTGTATGTTTATTAATACTTacaccaaattcaaaatgactTTGCTAAATGCCAAATAAACGTCTGCGTGGCGAAAGCAGCACATTGCCACAGCAACGTTTGGACATTTTTCACACTTCAATAACAACATGAACACTTGTTTATTGTTAAATCCACCATTCAAGTCTCTTTTCTTCATCTAGGCTTCTCCAGTCTCTCTCTGCCAGACCAGATGCGTCTCCTGCAGAGTGCGTGGATGGAGATCCTGATCCTGCGTGTGGTCTTCCGTTCGCTGGATGCTGAGGACAGCCTGGTGTTCGCCGAGGACTATGTGATGGACTCCGAGCAGGCGAAGCGAACCGGTTTACTTGAGCTCCATGCATCCATACTGCAACTCGTCAGGAAGTACAGAACCATGGGCCTCGAGAGGGAGGAGTTGGTCACGCTCAAGGCCATTGCGCTCGCCAACTCAGGTACCAAGTGAGAGAATGTTGATATAGCAGTTATCCAATCATGTTGCAGTGGTACAATGTGGAAAATAATGCAGATGCAGGTCAAGAGCTTTGGTTAATATTCAtcttgattggatgtaaaatttcctgcttcaaatgcgaccaataacatgactTGTTGCTAATTTGAAAACTTGTTAATGGCTCTCAccctggagtttgcatgctctccccgtgtccgcgtgggtttcctccgggtgttctggtttcccccacagtccaaaggcatgcaggttaggctaattggtggctctaaattgaccgtaggtgtgaaagtgagtgtgaaaggttgtttgtctttgtgtcagtcctgtgatgacctggcaacttgtccagggtgtaccccacctctcgcccatagtcagctgggataggatccagcttgcctgcgaccctgtaggacaggataaagcggctacagataatggatggatggatgggctctcacccctcccccacccccttcacacacgctaacctggtcctggtcttgactcggtcttgccctgccttggtcttggtcttgacttggtctcaacccttcAAAGTATTGCTCTTGTCTCGATCTCAATATACTTTGGTCTTGGCcttggtggtcttgactacaacactagtttacacagaatggtatgaaaaacaaaaaacacccagtGAGCATCAGTTTTGTGGATGAGAGAAGTCAAACaagaatggccagattggtttgagttgaCTGGAAGGCaattacttaattatttagcgtCCAATTAaaacaatcactctttacaaatgaggcgagcagaaaagcatctcaggataCACACCACAAAGAAACACAGCTTCTGTTAGCCAGATACAGGAATTTGAGGCTACAGTGGGGCACAAGCTCACGTCTCTCACACATACATAGAAAGTAACCAGGAAGTCACTTGTTGCTTGCATGTGATATTTGTTGCTTCTCAACATGCGTTACTTTTGCTACGACTGTTCATGGTCATATTTGCTGCCAAAATAGTAAACCCGCCCTTTTCTATCTCAGACTCTATGCATATCGAGGACACTGAGGCAGTTCAGAGGCTGCAGGACTGTGTGCATGAAGCGCTACAGGACTACGAACGGTGTCGCCATAGTGATGACCCGCGGAGGGCGGGCAAACTGATCATGACCCTCCCCCTACTTCGGCAGACCTCGGCCAAGGCCGTGCAGTACTTCTGCAGCATCAAACAGGATGGCCGGGTGCCCATGCACAAACTCTTCCTGGAGCTGCTGGAAGCCAACACTCAGCCCTCGCCCTGACTGGACCACAGCTTTTAGGTGACTCCACCCTCCCTGGAGCTCTTCACAAGGGCACAATACTGAATCAAAGAATAAGAACGTAACTAAAGGTTAATGGTAGAGGAACAAAGCTGATTGTATGCATAAAAATTAACGATTTATTGAAGAAACCACACTTGAGACTTGAGACACCATGTTGCTGTTACTGCTGTGCTAATTTAAGatgacttttctttttttaatggtgCTTTAATATAAAGATAAGGAGACAAATGGGATGTCAGACTTGCCAAAGAAAAGGGAACTCATCTCCAAAGAGGAGAGCTTTCACGAACCTCAAAGCAGAAAACTTATAAAACACTAAAAAATGGTTCACAGTAAAGATGTTATTTATGAGAATGTAACAAGTATCGGCAGGAGAAGGACAGGCGTTGCTGCTAATCAGTGTATTTGTTAGTAGTTCATGATTGAAATTGACATTAAGGAATTGTAGGATGATTTGAGCTCCCTTGCTTTGTTTTGTAGTTTCAGATCACGACTTACACTTGAGATGGATCTGTGAAGGTCATGAGATTTGAGCTCATGACCTTCAGCTCACTAAGGGCCGTATTCAGAGTTGGCGACTTAAGTCCAAACGTTGCATCAATATTTACTGTATATGGTGAAAGTTACACGTATTCAGACTCGGGTTACGCAGCAATTGAAATTGGGTGTTCTGGCTGTCCTACTGAGATTATGTAGATCACCTAAACAATCTGAGGtcaccaggttttttttttagtaatcgTGTCCGAGACAACGTTTTGcatgggggaagccatagcctaatggttagagaagcagctttgggaccagtttggttcccttgaccagcaggaatggctgaagtacccttgagcaaggcatctaacctccAACTgtgccccaggctgctctgagtatgttgtacgtcgctgtggataagagtgtctgttaaatgcTGGTAATGTAACATAACAGTGCCTTTAAAAACAAGCACTTGTCTTCCAAAGTTAGAAAGTCCACACTGAAAAAGGTTTTGTCTTTGCTGTCAAATGTAataagatgcaaaacatgaaagaAAGCAAGAGACAATCCAAAAAATTGATAAATTAAAAAGACTAATATGATGAGAAGAAGGCAAGCtttgaaataaaattaaagctagactgcctttcagatttttcaagtgtaggtcatcaaaaatgttttccccgacacccaattatttttgtttgctgaatttgaatcacagacttccaattttattagattttttaaaaaatagaacgattaatgaatttagggccacatggccctaaattctctgctattttttcctgcttcaccatgacccaattcaagatgctatgtcatgcatgacatcacgtggtgggctttccccgtttgcgcaaggcattgtgggatacaaatttgaaaccggagagaaaaatggaggacatgagtgtgcgaatgaaatgtgaaagaccaactacagtaacggaaagcgagaagaaaagatgttatgctatatacgaaggaaaggaaacgcaggaccaaactaataaatatcggcgctcagcgagcacctcggtgtgatcagctgttcatttagcaacagaatgatggaactgtcagtgcacggtcaaaggtaaacctgtgtgtgcgccaggcctggaatttcatcattttagggccaaggccacttggccttttgtgctgtcaattttttgagggcatgaaggccataaaataaaacaacgattttaagttcacgtctagaatgaatttaatttaaggactaatgactcttctgaggaagattggagtctcagtcaaaactatcaagcaggtgaagaaacatctcctacactattatgtctgaagataagaaaatattgaacacatctaaacttatcaatccatcactcacttcaaaaattttaAAACTTATTAAAGCATGAAAGGTCGTAGAATTATTTGTTTTTACAGAATTTAGCTAGAGCAAACGATGTATTTTCTGCAAATTTTCAAAAATGACGTTCGACTCAAAGCGACTTTGATGAAATTTCACTGTACCGTTTTCTCCGGGATATTTAAATATGTTGCTGACGTCGCCTGTAAAACATTCAAGTACCCTCGGAAACTTCAGAATCTGACGATTTTGCCAGtcttttcagcttttggatgaaaGTGTTTGTAAATTCGAATCATTTAAAAATAAGTAGTATTTTGAGCCCGCCGGCGGGCTCTGGGATCCAGAGGGTTAAATATATGGCCTAAATATTTATGGAGCATGTATGATAAACTGATTCCCTGAATTTCACTTTTGGTGTGTTGTTAGGTAGCTAACAAACAAACTACAATATCTTGTTGCCTCTTGAATCATAATTAAGCTACCACTCACCTCTTGAAAAAAGCGTCCATTGTTTTGCAGTTTTTAGCTGCatcttcaaagtttttttttacaGCACCTCTCCCTCCGCTCCTTGCTTAGCATAATTATTACTGGGgggtaaatgaataaaagtaaatgttaatgttgtaatgacgccaaaaacaatgagataaaatctcttgcgatggtgatctcgtcaagatggcagcagttacacttcggttaaacagcaaaaagaaacatacaatactagtaacaaaacaatgctaactgcatagattaaaaaagtggctatgaacagacaacagcacatatcacatatcatattacagcaggaacaagcagtagtaacatccatgaccttacgcttaaagctcgacaaaggaaaaacttgacagcaagctaattagcatttgttagcggctacagtcggtactcggcacgttaaaagtgggtcaacgttgtaacgacataatgttactgtacaagcaatgcttatttaacggtaacaaacttaagccctatatgttgaaattcctatcttattcgtttgttaatttatcacacagtcttacctcagtcaacttcttccctccttctgtgaaaattcaacgtctcagacgcggacacaagtgggcggggatgcgtttgattaagtctcctggttggctggtgatagattgatgtcattatagcatgtcggagcggttcatgccaggctcgagtccgatccaccactgatgagttggccaataagaatccagaatgtcatcaaaagacgtattttttattcaataaacgctggtgatgttaaagcctattggcagtcacgaggcagactacaaaaccgcaaaaccgcagggcatcaaggccactgtggccttacggcagatatttttttccaagggcacaaggccaaattgagagggcacatcGTGTTCTTTCATTTCCTTGATAACGCTAACAGATACTAAATACTGAAATTGTCACATATGTGCAGCATTTATGCAGGTCTACTATTCGTTTACGTCGCTGTGCTAGTGTTTTGGTGAATTCAATGTGTgttcctattaaaaaaaaaaacatgcccatGCTTTGAAGGATACGCTGACCAAGCGATTATCTGCTACTTTTACAGCTCACCTTAAGTTAATTATCTTTAAGGTGATGAATTTCTCTGATTAAGATGTTGTTGTCTCTTCTGATGACCTTGAGGAAAAAAAATTTCATGGACATTAAGGGACAGTGCTATGTAAGGAATAATACACGatagggcatgctgttataggacaaTAATTAACACTACAGTGTTATGTTATGATGCTACAGTGCTGACAACTTTATCTTACtttattaatgaacaacacattgcactttttaaaggggaactgaaggcaaattttttattatcaaaattttatttcttattttattaaatataggaatgcatttttgatcactattgtgtcattgctatagcaagttatgagtgtttgaaatatgctctgtaatatatcagtccatatgtcaaaacaatggccgtaaacgagattcgttgaggcctgtgcgagacatcgtaggatggaagtaaaacgtacagcggaaatcaaagtgactaacatctgccaacgttccttgtgtctgaaatcactcactcgttcactactccctactctctatatagggaattactatatagaggaaaaaacactttcggacactagtccgtcacgctggtatttatgtcattactgtcgcacaattaaaacgtgtcagatcagtcggctggtgggttttcaaaataataaatacacgcatgtgtttttgtgataaatccatattatactgagcgtatttcccacattaatcaatacaaagttcctgcatctttcagttcttttaaatcaaggctgaattctttctttcttctctgccgctgccttttattaaatcgaatttgagacttttaatttgatttctttcagcacgaccgcaatgcatgatgggatatattgctttggttagtgaccatcgttgtacactacttttcatgatgcattgtgggatactttgagtgcactatatagggtgtaaataatcctcactaaggtttcggacagcactacaaaatggcgtcctcactatatagtgccctatagtgagtagggagcgatttcagacacaggggttgtcaaaagacgtgcacgccctctttcgaatgctgatgtaatcaagccggaagttttgtttgttttgatagcaatcaggaaagtttgaaaaaagtaagcagtaatcgtcattttaacttgtttttgtgcaatatttcgtttggaaaacagttttcaaaatggcagcactgacacctggctgacacgtcacgtttcgaagtctcgcacaagtctcgtgaagatcgcacggataagcggcacctgccgtggaccaaatgaactaaattcaacatggctaaaaaccaaataggccgataagtataatatttaattgcgattagttgccaatacgagtcacgatataaggttactaaaaccgaaaacgtaattgaataacacgttaattaagaaataaagcaagtttaaaaatgacttcagttctcctttaaacgctTATAGTTACGTTTAAAGTCATGGAATTTTCATGTGCTGTCACTCAACTCTGAATACGGTCCTGACGCAGAATCTTTAACAGGTGAGATACGTCATTAAAAGGCAGTGGTAACCTGATTACTTGCTATGATGCGAAAGATTGAGTACATCTTAGAAAAAGGAAGGCAAATAAATGACACACAGTTTTAATGTTTCTTCATGTCCTCGGAAGTTTTTCAAGGTGATCTTAATGACAAA from the Neoarius graeffei isolate fNeoGra1 chromosome 2, fNeoGra1.pri, whole genome shotgun sequence genome contains:
- the esrrgb gene encoding estrogen-related receptor gamma b, which produces MDLVELYQPDFLDMMPIDGHCPAFIKAEPASPASLMQHSPEGSSSDSYGSVTRHDHGGVASLGSYHSSGAGLRPSSVPELQVKNEFEVSSGPKRLCLVCGDVASGFHYGVASCEACKAFFKRTIQGSIEYTCPVSSKCEITKRRRKSCQACRFTKCISVGMLREGVRLDRVRGGRQKYKRTIDSESNSYLNMQLPQTHKKTCSESYNTENKVVSHLLGAEPEKVYAMPDPALPDDDIKALTTLCDLADRELVLNIGWAKHLPGFSSLSLPDQMRLLQSAWMEILILRVVFRSLDAEDSLVFAEDYVMDSEQAKRTGLLELHASILQLVRKYRTMGLEREELVTLKAIALANSDSMHIEDTEAVQRLQDCVHEALQDYERCRHSDDPRRAGKLIMTLPLLRQTSAKAVQYFCSIKQDGRVPMHKLFLELLEANTQPSP